The Acetomicrobium flavidum genome window below encodes:
- a CDS encoding glycosyltransferase family 4 protein translates to MKGESLKVIQMLPEFHEGGVERHVLWLSGALAKQGHEVMVVSKGGKLERFLDETVKVWHLPVHAKNPFTALWCALLVARRAKREGWQIIHAHSRVPFWIAWWASSLSGVSWVATLHATFRHSRALVPLKKACACIAVSQTVKDHLVPFLSDKAFVIYNGLLPTDVRWQGSLRDDPFKFLFVGRLSPKKGLQVALKALADVEGRWLLDVVGDGPMRAELEDLVEKLGLSHKVKFWGFREDADEWIARCSCLLFPSFEEGMSMTLIRAIDMGVPILASDIPSVRELCLNPEALLEPKDKGSWKKGIEDILRERKALQLFDRDKIGTIDDMARDVASVYQLCIKETGKGKRRNADRS, encoded by the coding sequence GTGAAAGGGGAGTCGCTTAAGGTAATTCAGATGCTTCCGGAGTTTCACGAAGGCGGCGTGGAGCGCCACGTCCTTTGGCTTTCCGGTGCGCTGGCAAAGCAGGGTCACGAGGTAATGGTCGTAAGCAAGGGTGGAAAGCTTGAAAGGTTTCTTGACGAAACAGTAAAGGTCTGGCACCTTCCCGTTCACGCCAAAAATCCCTTTACCGCCCTTTGGTGTGCTTTGCTTGTTGCCCGAAGAGCAAAAAGGGAAGGCTGGCAGATAATTCACGCCCACTCGCGCGTTCCCTTTTGGATCGCCTGGTGGGCAAGCTCTTTAAGCGGCGTTTCCTGGGTTGCGACTTTACACGCTACCTTCAGGCACTCCCGCGCCCTGGTTCCATTAAAAAAGGCCTGTGCCTGCATAGCGGTAAGCCAAACCGTTAAAGACCACCTTGTGCCATTTCTGTCGGACAAAGCTTTTGTGATATATAACGGGCTTTTGCCGACTGACGTCAGGTGGCAGGGCAGCCTAAGGGACGACCCCTTTAAGTTTCTTTTCGTCGGACGCCTGAGTCCCAAAAAGGGGTTGCAGGTCGCCTTAAAGGCGTTAGCTGACGTGGAGGGCAGATGGCTTTTAGACGTGGTGGGAGACGGCCCCATGCGGGCAGAGCTTGAGGATCTCGTCGAAAAACTTGGGCTTTCCCATAAGGTGAAGTTTTGGGGCTTCAGGGAGGACGCCGACGAGTGGATCGCCCGCTGTTCCTGCCTTCTGTTTCCTTCCTTCGAGGAGGGGATGAGCATGACGCTGATTCGGGCGATAGATATGGGGGTTCCCATCCTTGCCTCGGACATTCCCTCCGTCAGGGAGCTGTGCCTTAACCCAGAGGCTCTGCTTGAGCCAAAAGACAAAGGGTCATGGAAAAAGGGTATTGAAGATATCCTTCGCGAAAGAAAGGCCTTGCAGCTTTTCGACCGAGATAAAATAGGTACCATCGACGATATGGCAAGAGATGTCGCTAGTGTATACCAATTATGCATCAAGGAAACCGGAAAGGGGAAGCGACGGAATGCTGACCGCAGTTAA
- a CDS encoding mitochondrial fission ELM1 family protein, which produces MSKSQVEGKNLKAVFIISDGIRGHVNQSRGVAHFLSELTGCRVYELEINEATTNLPEASLGHKSLSAGLKGFYLLKVLGRRLAAKDEGFIRRWLARAGALSLLDRAKNLLDASGVKQENALFLSAGSSASLYCFALARLLKCRCATIMTPSGLGVSPFDFAIVPKHDCPKPACNVYVTLGAPNMVTPQKIRSEADALSRLYPPLSHKRIGLLLGGSDGNYELTSRWVGQNLEPLFEHASDEGMDLYVTTSRRTPRDVEDMLRKMRDKYPCIRYLCIASCDPYNPVYGIFGLATHLLATEDSVSMISEAATAGFCVGVLPVERKKSLKRAVEGLCSFLISTKVLSPKRLFGVPKFVLAIDELCSLGLARWIKSASELRAFLNGNSPAKHGLQFCEAKNAARWIVSAFEEGETAR; this is translated from the coding sequence ATGTCTAAATCGCAAGTCGAGGGCAAAAATTTAAAGGCAGTCTTCATAATAAGCGACGGCATCCGCGGACACGTCAATCAAAGCCGCGGCGTCGCTCATTTTTTATCCGAGCTTACAGGTTGCCGTGTATATGAGCTTGAAATTAACGAAGCAACGACAAATTTACCTGAGGCCTCCTTAGGCCACAAAAGTTTATCGGCCGGACTCAAGGGCTTTTACCTGCTTAAGGTTCTTGGGCGAAGGCTTGCGGCAAAAGACGAAGGTTTCATCCGCCGATGGCTTGCCCGCGCAGGGGCACTTAGCCTGCTTGATAGGGCAAAAAATCTGCTTGACGCCTCGGGAGTAAAGCAAGAAAACGCCCTTTTCCTGTCAGCGGGAAGCAGTGCGTCGCTTTACTGTTTTGCCCTTGCTCGACTGCTTAAATGCAGGTGTGCAACCATAATGACCCCCTCCGGCCTGGGAGTGAGTCCCTTTGATTTTGCCATCGTGCCAAAGCACGACTGTCCCAAGCCGGCCTGCAACGTATATGTCACCTTAGGTGCACCAAACATGGTAACCCCCCAAAAAATACGCAGCGAAGCCGATGCCTTAAGCAGGCTTTATCCTCCCCTGTCTCATAAAAGGATAGGCCTTCTTTTGGGCGGAAGCGACGGAAATTACGAGCTGACCTCCCGGTGGGTCGGACAAAACCTTGAGCCCCTGTTTGAGCATGCATCCGATGAGGGCATGGACCTCTACGTTACGACATCGAGGCGCACTCCACGAGATGTGGAAGACATGCTAAGGAAGATGCGCGACAAATACCCATGCATCAGATATTTGTGCATCGCCTCATGCGACCCTTACAACCCCGTCTATGGCATCTTCGGGCTTGCCACGCACCTGCTGGCCACGGAGGATTCCGTATCCATGATATCCGAGGCCGCCACGGCAGGTTTCTGCGTGGGGGTTTTGCCCGTTGAGCGGAAAAAAAGCCTAAAGAGGGCCGTGGAAGGTCTTTGCAGCTTTTTGATCTCGACCAAGGTCTTGTCGCCCAAACGGCTTTTCGGGGTGCCAAAGTTCGTCTTGGCCATCGACGAGCTTTGCAGCTTGGGCCTTGCCCGATGGATTAAAAGCGCAAGCGAATTGCGGGCTTTCTTAAACGGCAACAGCCCGGCCAAACACGGCCTGCAGTTTTGCGAGGCCAAAAACGCTGCCCGATGGATTGTCTCGGCCTTTGAGGAAGGGGAGACGGCAAGGTGA
- a CDS encoding adenylosuccinate synthase, protein MRGTAEVIVGMQWGDEGKGRVVDAVMPKCDVVVRYQGGANAGHTVIVEGKKYVFHILPSGMLYSGKVCVVGNGVVVDPDRLFEELGELSSQGMDRARLVVSGSAHVVMPYHKVLDQLEESVRSKEKRIGTTGQGIGPCYVDKFNRTGIRVYDLMHPDMLRDKLDYILGLKNQIITRIYKETPMSFDAVYEKAMSWSERLSVYIGDGSAIIAKALNEGKCVLFEGAQGTLLDIDHGTYPYVTSSNPTCGGVFTGTGVGPKSIDKIIGVAKAYCTRVGEGPFPSEDLGEMGKYLREKGREYGATTGRPRRCGWLDLVALKYAARINGATHLALTKLDVLSGLEEIKVCVAYEYEGKKLEDYPADTWMLSQVKPLYRTFKGFSEDTSGAKAMEDLPQAARDYVKFIEDQTGLPVMMLGVGPDRKETIYREV, encoded by the coding sequence ATGAGGGGCACAGCTGAAGTCATCGTAGGAATGCAGTGGGGAGACGAGGGTAAAGGCAGGGTCGTGGACGCCGTAATGCCAAAGTGCGATGTGGTAGTGCGCTATCAGGGGGGTGCCAATGCCGGACACACGGTCATAGTGGAGGGCAAAAAATACGTCTTTCATATCCTGCCCTCGGGCATGCTTTACTCCGGCAAGGTCTGCGTCGTGGGCAACGGCGTTGTGGTTGACCCCGACAGGTTATTTGAGGAGCTGGGCGAGCTCTCATCGCAGGGCATGGACAGGGCCAGGTTGGTAGTGAGCGGTTCGGCTCACGTCGTAATGCCCTACCATAAGGTCTTGGACCAGCTGGAAGAAAGCGTGAGATCCAAGGAAAAACGAATAGGAACGACGGGTCAGGGCATAGGTCCCTGCTACGTCGATAAGTTCAACAGGACGGGCATAAGGGTGTACGACCTGATGCATCCCGATATGCTTCGCGATAAGCTGGATTACATCCTGGGCTTGAAAAACCAGATAATAACCAGGATATACAAGGAAACGCCAATGTCCTTCGATGCGGTTTACGAAAAGGCCATGTCCTGGAGCGAAAGGCTGTCCGTCTATATCGGTGACGGTTCAGCCATTATCGCAAAGGCCTTAAACGAGGGCAAATGCGTCCTCTTTGAGGGCGCTCAAGGTACATTGCTTGACATAGACCACGGCACCTACCCCTACGTTACAAGCTCCAATCCGACCTGCGGCGGGGTGTTCACGGGCACGGGCGTGGGGCCAAAAAGCATTGACAAGATCATAGGCGTGGCCAAGGCATACTGTACCAGGGTCGGCGAGGGCCCTTTCCCTTCCGAGGACCTGGGCGAAATGGGCAAATACCTGAGGGAAAAGGGCCGTGAGTACGGCGCTACGACGGGACGCCCCAGGAGGTGCGGCTGGCTTGATTTGGTCGCCTTGAAATATGCTGCGAGGATCAACGGTGCTACCCACCTTGCGCTAACCAAGCTTGATGTGTTGTCGGGACTTGAGGAGATAAAGGTGTGCGTGGCCTACGAGTACGAGGGTAAAAAGCTCGAGGATTATCCGGCAGACACCTGGATGCTATCCCAGGTCAAGCCCCTTTACAGGACGTTTAAGGGGTTTAGCGAGGATACCAGTGGGGCAAAGGCCATGGAGGACCTTCCTCAGGCCGCACGCGATTACGTTAAGTTCATAGAGGATCAGACGGGGCTTCCCGTCATGATGTTGGGCGTAGGTCCCGACAGAAAGGAAACCATCTATAGGGAAGTCTAG
- a CDS encoding divergent polysaccharide deacetylase family protein: MKTSDRFKWAVIAFILGLGLALIFCALRRDALLERSLQSTAVSSSTSASDPSNQSGERSSGTKTADKLQDEPTSNGNEDTLLDGPFIAIVVDDLGFSYARAEELSRINLPLTWAIIPFQSASERTARLATQKGIPFLVHIPMQAFSDKDGKGYMVATSMRDEEIKENVRKAFRSLPGAIGANNHRGSAATSDMRVMRAAMEGLKEEAQRGNFKVFVDSRTASSSVAAAEAKRAGLLALENGAFVDHLEDVKFMRSQLERAARQAQKNGYAVVICHARPKTLVFLKELSQNPVVGVKFVTVEELVRHLRGERNHEGHS; encoded by the coding sequence ATGAAGACATCGGATAGGTTCAAATGGGCTGTAATTGCGTTCATATTGGGATTGGGGCTGGCTTTGATATTTTGTGCCCTAAGAAGGGATGCCTTGCTAGAGCGCTCGCTTCAATCTACAGCCGTAAGCTCAAGCACGTCTGCTTCTGACCCGTCAAATCAGTCTGGGGAACGTTCTAGCGGGACGAAGACGGCAGACAAACTGCAAGACGAGCCAACCTCAAATGGCAATGAAGATACCCTTCTCGATGGGCCTTTCATCGCCATCGTGGTGGACGATCTGGGGTTTTCCTACGCCAGGGCCGAGGAGCTTTCAAGGATAAATCTGCCTCTGACGTGGGCCATAATACCCTTTCAGAGCGCAAGCGAAAGGACGGCAAGGCTTGCGACCCAAAAGGGGATCCCCTTTTTGGTCCATATACCCATGCAGGCCTTCAGCGATAAGGACGGAAAGGGTTATATGGTCGCAACCTCCATGAGAGACGAGGAGATCAAGGAAAACGTGCGTAAGGCCTTTCGGTCGCTTCCCGGAGCCATAGGCGCAAACAATCACCGCGGTTCGGCTGCCACCTCCGATATGAGGGTAATGCGCGCCGCCATGGAAGGTCTCAAGGAAGAAGCCCAAAGGGGAAATTTTAAGGTATTTGTCGACAGCAGGACGGCCTCTTCGTCGGTGGCTGCAGCTGAGGCAAAGAGGGCAGGCTTGCTGGCCTTGGAAAACGGCGCCTTTGTCGACCATCTTGAGGACGTTAAGTTTATGCGATCGCAGCTTGAGCGAGCCGCAAGACAGGCGCAAAAGAACGGCTATGCCGTTGTCATATGTCATGCACGCCCCAAGACATTGGTCTTTTTGAAGGAGTTAAGTCAAAATCCCGTAGTTGGTGTAAAATTTGTGACCGTGGAGGAGTTAGTGCGCCATTTGAGAGGGGAGCGTAATCATGAGGGGCACAGCTGA
- a CDS encoding S41 family peptidase, translating into MKKLTDKNKRFIFGLIAIIALIGGWFMADGTGSEIQLKDILPFETQYVWMMKQARTILETYHVNGDKDKKSDEELFYGAMKGMVAAWGDPYSRFVDPNELKQEEIDIEGEYGGLGLYIGSRDGKILVVSPIEGTPADKAGLQPMDEIVKVDDDVVLGWNINDVVEKLRGKPGTSVTVWVRREGHDELLRFDMTRELIKIDSVNQKRLTNDVAYIRITHFTQKTAEEMQRALNTALETKAKGLVLDLRNNPGGLLDASVAVADYFLDGGEVVSIKGRVEKANEVYEAKPGVLFAGPVSVLINEGSASASEIVAGALKDRNRAVLVGEKSFGKGSVQTLFKLPDGSGLFVTIAKYYTPSGVTIDGVGIKPDIEVKGKYTGDLKDDAQLQRALKEVEGLLAKASDK; encoded by the coding sequence GTGAAAAAGCTTACAGACAAGAATAAGCGTTTCATTTTCGGTTTAATTGCCATAATTGCGCTTATCGGCGGCTGGTTTATGGCTGATGGGACCGGCAGCGAGATACAGCTTAAGGACATATTGCCCTTCGAAACTCAATACGTCTGGATGATGAAGCAGGCAAGGACGATACTTGAGACCTATCATGTAAACGGCGATAAGGACAAGAAAAGTGACGAGGAACTTTTCTACGGAGCCATGAAGGGCATGGTGGCTGCCTGGGGAGATCCCTACAGCAGATTTGTAGACCCTAATGAGCTAAAGCAGGAAGAGATAGACATAGAAGGAGAATATGGAGGGTTGGGCCTTTACATAGGAAGCAGGGACGGAAAAATCCTGGTGGTTAGCCCCATCGAGGGAACTCCTGCCGATAAGGCGGGCTTGCAGCCCATGGACGAGATAGTCAAGGTGGACGACGACGTCGTGCTGGGATGGAACATAAATGACGTCGTTGAAAAGTTGCGCGGAAAGCCCGGCACTAGCGTGACCGTCTGGGTGAGGCGCGAAGGACACGACGAGCTGCTCCGCTTTGACATGACGAGAGAGCTGATAAAGATCGATTCGGTCAATCAAAAGCGGCTGACGAACGACGTCGCTTACATAAGGATCACGCATTTCACCCAGAAGACGGCCGAGGAGATGCAAAGGGCCTTAAATACGGCCCTTGAGACCAAGGCCAAGGGTTTGGTTTTGGACTTAAGAAACAACCCCGGCGGGTTGCTTGACGCCTCAGTCGCCGTGGCCGACTACTTTCTTGACGGCGGCGAAGTGGTAAGCATCAAAGGCAGGGTGGAGAAGGCAAACGAAGTCTACGAGGCCAAGCCTGGGGTGCTTTTTGCCGGCCCAGTGAGCGTCCTCATAAACGAAGGAAGTGCCAGCGCCTCCGAGATAGTGGCCGGTGCTCTCAAGGACAGAAACAGGGCCGTCTTGGTGGGCGAAAAGAGCTTCGGCAAGGGCTCCGTGCAGACGCTCTTTAAACTTCCCGACGGTTCGGGACTTTTTGTCACGATCGCCAAATACTACACGCCCTCCGGCGTTACCATCGACGGCGTGGGCATAAAGCCCGACATAGAGGTGAAGGGCAAGTACACGGGAGATTTAAAGGACGACGCCCAACTGCAGCGTGCCCTAAAAGAGGTCGAAGGCCTGCTGGCCAAGGCATCAGACAAATAA
- a CDS encoding murein hydrolase activator EnvC family protein translates to MKAGGKSKIWAALFAVFVCIGLLMPNSYCLADDLETQIQREQQKLEYIQKKISQHRNQAASYGKQEQNLLTKLEEVNQREELAKQKIKVLELKEKKLNAKIAELTQKIKREEAVLAKAKDALRSRVISLYKYGSLSQYKLLFAAENVQEALSMSYLLGRVARADSELILEVKEKKASLESSKRQLQGQRQELVSNKKALEAQRSELLRTQSEQKRLLAEIRRQKKLHEQAAAELAASQRELQNKIKSLLAEKRRRAAASKGRTATLTAPKGKLLWPVTGPINSTFGTRVHPVFKTKTVHTGLDIEAAHGTPVKAAARGEVLFTGWLKGYGQVIILDHGGNMTTVYAHLSGIDVREGQVVEQGSTIGRVGNTGVATGPHLHFEVRINANAVDPLKYLAR, encoded by the coding sequence GTGAAAGCAGGGGGAAAAAGTAAAATTTGGGCCGCCCTTTTTGCGGTATTTGTCTGCATTGGGCTTCTTATGCCCAATTCTTATTGCCTTGCCGACGACCTGGAAACTCAGATACAAAGGGAACAGCAAAAGTTGGAATACATACAAAAAAAGATCTCCCAACACAGAAACCAGGCCGCTTCCTACGGTAAACAGGAACAGAACTTGTTGACCAAGCTTGAAGAGGTAAACCAAAGGGAAGAGCTTGCCAAGCAAAAGATCAAGGTGCTTGAGCTGAAGGAAAAAAAGCTCAACGCCAAGATAGCAGAACTTACGCAGAAGATAAAGCGCGAGGAAGCAGTCCTTGCCAAGGCCAAGGATGCCTTGCGCAGCCGCGTCATTTCACTTTACAAGTACGGGTCGCTCAGTCAGTATAAACTGCTCTTTGCTGCAGAAAACGTGCAGGAAGCCTTGAGCATGAGTTACCTGCTTGGCAGGGTGGCCAGGGCCGACAGCGAGCTTATATTGGAGGTAAAGGAAAAAAAGGCCTCCCTTGAGTCCTCCAAACGACAGCTTCAGGGCCAAAGACAGGAGCTAGTGTCCAACAAAAAGGCCCTGGAGGCCCAGCGGAGCGAACTTCTTCGAACGCAAAGCGAGCAAAAGCGCCTCCTTGCAGAGATAAGGCGTCAAAAAAAGCTGCACGAACAGGCAGCTGCCGAGCTTGCGGCATCGCAGAGGGAGCTGCAGAATAAGATAAAATCGCTTCTTGCTGAAAAAAGAAGAAGGGCTGCTGCCTCAAAGGGACGAACGGCGACGTTGACGGCGCCCAAGGGGAAGTTGTTGTGGCCTGTCACTGGTCCCATAAACAGCACCTTTGGGACGAGGGTGCATCCCGTCTTTAAGACGAAGACAGTCCATACGGGGTTGGATATAGAGGCTGCTCACGGCACACCCGTTAAGGCGGCGGCGCGCGGGGAGGTCCTTTTTACCGGTTGGCTTAAGGGGTACGGACAGGTTATAATACTTGATCACGGCGGGAACATGACGACGGTTTACGCCCACCTTTCCGGGATAGACGTAAGGGAAGGTCAAGTGGTAGAGCAGGGGTCCACAATAGGCAGGGTCGGAAATACGGGCGTGGCTACGGGCCCGCACTTGCACTTTGAGGTCCGCATTAACGCTAATGCCGTCGATCCGCTCAAATATCTGGCAAGGTGA
- a CDS encoding cell division protein FtsX codes for MATFRYILRDTARLLTRHFAVVFLTLLTIIAVFLAVGMSILLSVNVTSLASQIESDLTIEAYLKAKADVEAVMGKLAEMPQIKNARYVSPEEALKRLDEKLGQGDQIISLLGDNPLPPSVIITVDRAENLNDVAREVEAFPEVEDVIYAGEVAERLASLAYFLNRFALAVFVIALVTSLVVMMNTIRIALYSRREEIGVMLLVGATPTYVSLPFLLQGVILGGSGALVALLFLIKAYRWLLEVLSKALPFFNMLDSPQITLWLFCLLVGGGVALGWLCSWTAVYQHIRRALKPR; via the coding sequence ATGGCGACCTTTAGGTATATATTGAGGGATACGGCAAGGCTTCTCACGCGCCACTTCGCTGTGGTCTTTCTGACGCTGCTTACCATAATTGCCGTCTTTCTGGCGGTGGGGATGAGCATACTGCTGTCGGTGAACGTAACCTCGCTGGCCTCTCAGATCGAAAGCGACCTCACCATCGAGGCCTACCTCAAGGCTAAGGCGGACGTAGAGGCGGTTATGGGAAAGCTTGCGGAAATGCCCCAGATTAAAAACGCCCGTTACGTCTCCCCGGAGGAAGCCCTAAAAAGGCTTGACGAAAAGTTGGGCCAAGGCGATCAGATAATATCGCTTCTTGGGGACAATCCGCTTCCTCCAAGCGTTATAATAACAGTTGATAGGGCAGAAAATTTGAATGACGTAGCCCGCGAGGTCGAGGCCTTTCCGGAGGTCGAAGACGTGATATACGCTGGCGAGGTGGCCGAACGGCTTGCGTCGTTGGCTTACTTTTTGAATAGGTTTGCCCTGGCCGTCTTCGTTATCGCCCTGGTGACCAGCCTGGTGGTGATGATGAACACCATAAGGATAGCCCTTTATTCGAGAAGAGAGGAAATAGGCGTCATGCTGCTCGTCGGCGCAACGCCAACCTATGTGTCCCTTCCCTTCCTCTTGCAGGGCGTGATATTGGGGGGAAGCGGAGCCCTTGTGGCGCTCCTTTTCCTGATCAAGGCTTACAGGTGGCTTTTGGAAGTCTTGTCCAAGGCCCTTCCCTTCTTCAACATGCTCGATTCGCCGCAGATCACGCTTTGGCTTTTCTGTTTGCTTGTGGGGGGCGGGGTGGCCTTGGGGTGGCTGTGCAGCTGGACGGCTGTATATCAGCATATCCGAAGGGCGTTAAAACCAAGGTAG
- a CDS encoding cell division ATP-binding protein FtsE, producing MEIRMAGVSKIFDPDIVALEDVYLNVKKGEFVYFVGHTGSGKTTLLRLINRELIPTSGQIMVGKYNLRKLRLGQLPYYRRQIGVVFQDFKLLPHLNAAENVAFVLEAIGVPKRQVEERVKAVLSRLDLWRRRFLYPEQMSGGEQQRLAIARAVVNMPSLLIADEPTGNLDMETAESIMEILFSINATGTTVLMATHNQYIVDAFRARVVELDRGRIARDEPKGEVELYGDL from the coding sequence ATGGAGATAAGGATGGCCGGGGTATCCAAGATCTTCGACCCCGATATAGTTGCCCTGGAGGACGTGTACCTCAACGTCAAGAAGGGCGAATTCGTCTACTTCGTCGGGCACACGGGCTCGGGAAAGACGACATTGCTTAGGCTGATAAACAGGGAATTGATCCCCACGTCGGGCCAGATAATGGTGGGGAAGTACAACTTAAGGAAGTTGAGGCTGGGGCAGCTCCCCTACTATCGAAGGCAGATAGGCGTAGTCTTCCAGGACTTCAAGCTCCTTCCGCACTTGAACGCGGCAGAAAATGTGGCCTTCGTCCTGGAGGCGATAGGGGTTCCCAAAAGGCAGGTCGAAGAGCGGGTCAAGGCCGTGTTAAGCAGGCTTGACCTCTGGAGGAGGAGGTTTTTGTATCCCGAACAGATGTCGGGAGGGGAGCAGCAGAGGCTTGCCATAGCGAGGGCCGTGGTGAACATGCCTTCCCTTTTGATCGCCGATGAGCCTACGGGCAACCTGGACATGGAGACGGCAGAATCCATAATGGAGATACTTTTTTCCATAAACGCCACGGGTACCACCGTGCTCATGGCCACGCACAACCAATACATAGTCGATGCCTTCAGGGCAAGGGTGGTCGAACTTGACAGGGGGCGCATCGCAAGGGACGAGCCGAAGGGTGAGGTGGAACTTTATGGCGACCTTTAG
- a CDS encoding transketolase family protein: MTMETRSTREALGDALVELGGLDGDVVVIDADAASSTHVKAFADGFPDRYYNVGIAEQNMIEVASGMALVGKKPYATAFSSFLAGRAYDQIRCCVAMPNLNIKLIATHAGITVGEDGATHQMLEDVALMRVLPNMSVMVPADYWSARNMIISSLKSDKPLYVRLGRAEVPMFYSPRDEFAIGGGRIVREGKDVTIVACGIMLFEALKAADILARQEIEAEVIDCYSIKPLPEDLIQSSVRRTGCCVVAEEHNRIGGLCGAVAESLCVNYPVPVRFVAIDDRFGESGTPAELQEYYSIKFREIVGAVAQVWATRRR, encoded by the coding sequence ATGACGATGGAAACGAGAAGCACCAGGGAAGCCTTGGGCGACGCGCTGGTAGAGCTTGGAGGTCTCGACGGGGACGTCGTAGTTATAGATGCCGACGCCGCTTCTTCCACCCATGTCAAGGCCTTTGCCGACGGGTTTCCGGACAGGTACTACAACGTCGGGATAGCCGAGCAAAACATGATAGAGGTGGCAAGCGGCATGGCCTTAGTTGGCAAGAAACCCTATGCCACGGCCTTTTCTTCCTTTTTGGCCGGAAGGGCCTACGATCAGATAAGATGTTGCGTTGCCATGCCCAATTTAAACATAAAGCTCATAGCCACTCATGCCGGGATAACGGTGGGAGAAGACGGCGCCACGCACCAGATGCTGGAGGACGTTGCCCTGATGCGCGTCTTGCCAAACATGAGCGTGATGGTCCCTGCCGACTACTGGTCCGCTAGAAACATGATCATATCGTCTCTGAAAAGCGATAAGCCGCTTTATGTTAGGCTCGGAAGGGCCGAAGTTCCGATGTTTTACTCGCCGCGAGACGAGTTTGCCATTGGCGGCGGCAGGATAGTGAGGGAGGGCAAGGACGTCACGATCGTGGCTTGTGGTATCATGTTGTTTGAGGCGTTGAAGGCCGCAGACATATTGGCACGCCAGGAGATAGAGGCAGAGGTCATAGATTGTTACAGCATAAAGCCCTTGCCCGAGGACCTGATCCAATCCTCCGTAAGACGAACGGGCTGCTGCGTAGTGGCCGAGGAACACAATAGGATAGGCGGATTGTGCGGCGCGGTGGCCGAGAGCTTGTGCGTTAATTATCCGGTACCCGTCAGGTTTGTGGCCATAGATGATCGGTTCGGCGAAAGCGGGACGCCTGCCGAGCTGCAGGAGTATTATTCCATTAAATTTCGCGAGATCGTTGGAGCTGTAGCCCAAGTCTGGGCCACTAGAAGGCGGTGA
- a CDS encoding transketolase: MNALERDLELQLRRIAVEVRKDVLRMISIADSGHLGSSFSCVDILVYLYFHLMKVNPAEPDWMERDRFVLSKGHACPSLYAVLARKGYLEREELWNYRKLGSLLQGHPLYINTLGIDAPSGSLGMGAGISCGMAMALKSLSLDSKVFCLMGDGELQEGSCWEAFMTASHWKLDNLFFVIDRNGQQMEGHTEAIKALEPLKRKLESFGLVCFETDGHDFSLIDEAFAQASLAKGLPKAIIAHTKWGRGITLAENGGIPVKASLSRNEVTMLLDELNRESMALSEEGR; the protein is encoded by the coding sequence ATGAATGCGTTGGAGCGCGATCTTGAATTGCAGTTGCGTCGCATAGCGGTGGAGGTCAGAAAAGACGTGCTCAGGATGATATCGATCGCCGATTCGGGCCATTTGGGGTCGTCTTTTTCCTGCGTCGATATACTTGTATACCTTTACTTTCATCTTATGAAAGTAAACCCCGCGGAGCCGGATTGGATGGAAAGGGACAGGTTCGTCTTGAGCAAAGGTCACGCCTGTCCCAGCCTTTATGCGGTCCTGGCGCGAAAGGGCTACCTTGAAAGGGAGGAGCTTTGGAACTACAGGAAGCTCGGATCCCTGCTTCAGGGACATCCCCTATACATAAACACCCTGGGCATCGATGCCCCGTCGGGCTCTCTTGGTATGGGCGCCGGCATATCCTGTGGCATGGCCATGGCGCTAAAAAGCCTTTCCTTGGACAGCAAGGTGTTTTGCCTCATGGGAGATGGGGAGCTTCAGGAGGGTTCCTGCTGGGAGGCCTTCATGACCGCCTCGCACTGGAAGCTTGACAACCTCTTCTTTGTGATAGACCGCAACGGCCAGCAGATGGAAGGACACACCGAGGCCATAAAGGCCCTGGAGCCGTTAAAAAGAAAGCTTGAGTCCTTTGGACTGGTGTGTTTTGAGACGGATGGGCATGACTTCAGCTTGATAGATGAGGCCTTTGCGCAGGCTTCTTTAGCCAAAGGCCTTCCCAAGGCGATAATAGCCCACACCAAATGGGGCAGAGGGATAACCTTGGCGGAAAATGGCGGAATACCCGTCAAGGCGAGCTTGTCCCGAAACGAAGTCACCATGCTGCTCGACGAATTGAACAGGGAATCCATGGCCTTAAGCGAGGAAGGAAGATGA